One window of Trinickia caryophylli genomic DNA carries:
- a CDS encoding NAD(P)/FAD-dependent oxidoreductase, translating into MEANYDVIVVGGSFAGLSAAMQLVRARRSVLVVDSGLTRNRFAAHAHGFFGLDGKAPRDIVRDAAAQVAAYPTARLIEGEVVAAQRSGAGFVVTLASGATATATRLILAAGVRDELPEIAGLRERWGATVLHCPYCHGYEVRDGRLGVLATHALSVHAALLLPDWGPTIYLVQPGFEPDAAQREELARRRVRIEHSPVVELLGPAPALEAVRLADGRTIEMDAIFVAPRTVLTNSLAASLGCEIEAGPLGDFIRVDEVKQTTVEGVFAAGDAATAFANATLASAAGVMAGVAAHRSLVMAHAVA; encoded by the coding sequence ATGGAAGCGAATTACGACGTGATCGTAGTGGGCGGGAGCTTTGCGGGATTATCGGCGGCGATGCAACTGGTACGGGCGCGGCGCAGCGTTCTGGTGGTCGATTCGGGCTTGACGCGCAACCGGTTCGCCGCGCACGCGCACGGATTTTTCGGTCTGGACGGCAAGGCGCCGCGGGACATCGTGCGCGACGCCGCAGCGCAGGTCGCCGCATATCCGACGGCACGCCTCATCGAAGGCGAAGTGGTGGCGGCGCAGCGGAGCGGCGCGGGTTTTGTCGTCACGCTGGCGAGCGGGGCGACGGCCACGGCCACGCGGCTGATACTCGCGGCCGGTGTGCGCGACGAGCTTCCGGAGATTGCGGGGCTGCGCGAGCGCTGGGGCGCGACGGTACTCCATTGCCCCTACTGCCATGGATACGAAGTGCGGGACGGCCGGCTGGGCGTGCTCGCCACCCATGCGCTGTCGGTGCATGCGGCGTTGCTGCTGCCCGACTGGGGGCCGACGATCTATCTCGTGCAGCCCGGCTTCGAGCCCGACGCGGCGCAACGCGAGGAGTTGGCGCGGCGGCGGGTGCGTATCGAGCACTCGCCGGTGGTCGAATTGCTCGGCCCGGCGCCGGCATTGGAAGCGGTGCGGCTGGCCGACGGCCGCACGATCGAAATGGATGCGATCTTCGTGGCGCCCCGGACCGTCTTGACGAATTCGCTCGCCGCCTCGCTCGGCTGCGAGATCGAGGCGGGCCCGCTCGGCGATTTCATCCGCGTGGACGAGGTCAAGCAAACGACCGTGGAGGGTGTCTTTGCGGCGGGGGATGCGGCGACCGCATTCGCGAACGCGACACTGGCCTCGGCCGCCGGCGTAATGGCGGGCGTGGCGGCGCATCGATCGCTGGTGATGGCGCATGCGGTGGCGTGA
- a CDS encoding response regulator: MGLPVLVVDDSTLARRLLINALPEAWDVELTQAANGNDALAAYRSGRASVMFLDLTMPGMTGFDVLEAVRADGLDSFVIVVSADIQPEAKARVKALGAVAFIEKPVSSEKILPVLKEYGLYE, translated from the coding sequence ATGGGATTGCCTGTACTCGTCGTGGACGACTCCACGCTCGCCCGCCGCTTGTTGATCAATGCGTTGCCCGAAGCCTGGGATGTCGAGCTGACACAAGCGGCCAACGGAAACGATGCCCTTGCCGCCTACCGCTCGGGGCGGGCATCGGTGATGTTTCTCGATCTGACGATGCCCGGCATGACGGGATTCGACGTTCTGGAGGCGGTCCGTGCCGACGGGCTCGACAGCTTCGTCATCGTGGTGTCGGCCGATATACAGCCGGAAGCGAAAGCACGCGTGAAAGCACTCGGTGCGGTCGCTTTCATCGAGAAGCCCGTTTCGAGCGAAAAGATCTTGCCCGTTCTGAAAGAGTACGGTCTGTATGAATAA
- a CDS encoding diguanylate cyclase, protein MELPGTARLSELALERVRLGIFAVDSEYKVVLWNRFMYEHSGLEAGSVIGRSIFECFPALPHAWLKRKFDTVFLLHSGSFSSWQHHPWLLPFEHDCPITGSFDRMQQDCAFMPLIEGGKVVAVCVTIADVTELATAWREKEAALEALRDSSERDALTAVFNRRYVSRRLDAEYRNWGRHGAPLSVLLFDIDYFKRVNDTYGHPAGDQVLRHVASVASAQLEGEAALGRYGGEEFIAILPDCDASRALSVGERIRAAIAETSISLPEATLGVTVSAGGATVCKGTASADMLVEEADHALYDAKHGGRNQVRFAPMRA, encoded by the coding sequence ATGGAATTGCCGGGCACTGCCCGTTTGAGCGAGCTGGCACTGGAGCGCGTGCGGCTGGGGATCTTCGCGGTAGATAGCGAATACAAGGTCGTGCTCTGGAACCGCTTCATGTACGAGCACAGCGGGCTCGAGGCGGGATCGGTCATCGGCCGCAGCATTTTCGAATGCTTCCCCGCGTTGCCGCATGCCTGGCTCAAACGCAAATTCGATACGGTCTTTTTGCTGCACAGCGGCTCTTTCTCTTCCTGGCAGCACCACCCATGGCTGCTGCCGTTCGAACACGATTGCCCGATTACCGGTTCGTTCGATCGCATGCAGCAGGACTGCGCGTTCATGCCGCTCATCGAAGGCGGCAAGGTCGTCGCGGTATGCGTGACGATTGCCGACGTAACCGAACTCGCCACGGCATGGCGCGAGAAAGAAGCCGCGCTCGAAGCCTTGCGGGATTCGTCGGAGCGCGACGCGCTGACGGCGGTGTTCAACCGCCGTTACGTCTCGCGCCGGCTCGACGCCGAATACCGGAACTGGGGACGGCACGGTGCGCCGCTTTCGGTGCTGCTTTTCGATATCGACTACTTCAAGCGCGTCAACGATACCTACGGCCATCCCGCCGGAGACCAGGTATTGCGCCACGTGGCGAGCGTCGCGAGCGCGCAGCTGGAAGGGGAAGCCGCCCTCGGGCGTTACGGCGGGGAAGAGTTCATCGCGATCCTGCCCGATTGCGATGCGAGCCGCGCGCTGAGCGTGGGCGAGCGGATCCGCGCGGCCATTGCCGAAACATCGATCTCGTTGCCGGAAGCAACGCTCGGCGTGACGGTCAGCGCAGGCGGCGCCACGGTCTGCAAGGGCACGGCGAGTGCGGACATGCTCGTCGAAGAAGCCGATCACGCCCTCTACGATGCGAAGCACGGAGGACGCAACCAGGTGCGCTTCGCCCCCATGCGCGCGTAA
- a CDS encoding RrF2 family transcriptional regulator codes for MRVDSRLSRTLHVLLHMARHDGPMTSDTIAAMLCTNPVVVRRMLSGLREQGYVESAKGHGGGWQLTRDLDTLTLLDIYRAVGEPALFSDLLTGDHPHCLVEQAVNAKLGTTMQEAQAALLERFRDISLGSLSQEIESREAPRRRTNAVGPRARKRANHPVEKP; via the coding sequence ATGAGAGTGGATAGCCGGTTGTCGCGCACGCTGCACGTGCTGTTGCACATGGCCCGGCACGACGGACCCATGACGTCCGACACGATCGCTGCCATGCTCTGCACGAATCCGGTGGTCGTCAGGCGCATGTTGAGCGGACTGCGCGAGCAGGGCTACGTGGAATCCGCGAAGGGACACGGCGGCGGATGGCAGCTCACGCGGGACCTCGATACGCTCACGCTGCTCGACATCTATCGCGCCGTGGGGGAACCCGCACTGTTTTCGGATTTGCTGACGGGCGACCATCCACACTGTCTCGTGGAGCAAGCGGTCAATGCCAAGCTGGGAACGACGATGCAAGAGGCGCAAGCCGCATTGCTCGAGCGCTTTCGGGACATCTCGCTCGGGAGTCTGTCGCAGGAGATCGAATCGCGAGAGGCCCCGCGGCGTCGGACAAATGCCGTCGGGCCAAGAGCGCGCAAGCGCGCCAACCATCCAGTGGAGAAACCATGA
- a CDS encoding helix-turn-helix transcriptional regulator, translated as MTEPDPPLIAVMGRQSQGRESPPHTHQSGQLLGLFSGLLTVWTDTSAWIVPATHAIWIPPEHVHAARSHGPFEGWAVYVAQPHCAGRLPNRPQALEVPALLREAIVRAARWEWGPLEPRQARLAGVILDEIADAQADALSLPMPRDTRLVRIATALADDPANARTLEQWAGWAGMAPRTLSRRFTAETGVSFMVWRQRARLMRALELLAAGHSVTSVSLDLGYESVGAFIALFRRTFGTTPGRYFAVHLPLKEG; from the coding sequence ATGACGGAGCCGGACCCGCCGCTCATTGCCGTGATGGGAAGGCAAAGCCAAGGTCGCGAATCGCCGCCGCATACTCACCAGTCCGGGCAGTTGCTCGGGCTCTTTTCCGGGCTGCTGACGGTCTGGACCGACACGAGCGCCTGGATCGTGCCGGCAACGCATGCCATATGGATCCCACCCGAGCACGTGCACGCCGCGCGCTCCCATGGCCCATTCGAGGGCTGGGCCGTCTATGTCGCGCAACCGCATTGCGCGGGCCGCCTGCCGAACCGGCCCCAGGCGCTCGAAGTGCCAGCGCTGCTGCGCGAGGCCATCGTTCGCGCGGCGCGTTGGGAATGGGGCCCGCTCGAGCCGCGCCAAGCGCGCCTCGCCGGTGTGATTCTGGACGAGATCGCCGACGCGCAGGCGGATGCGCTCTCGCTGCCGATGCCGCGCGATACGCGCCTCGTGCGGATTGCAACGGCACTGGCCGACGATCCGGCGAACGCCCGCACGCTCGAGCAATGGGCCGGGTGGGCAGGGATGGCACCTCGAACCCTGAGCCGGCGCTTCACTGCCGAGACGGGGGTGTCGTTCATGGTCTGGCGACAGCGCGCGCGCCTCATGCGCGCGCTCGAGCTGCTCGCCGCCGGCCATTCCGTCACCTCGGTCTCGCTCGATCTCGGCTACGAAAGCGTGGGCGCATTCATCGCGCTCTTTCGCCGCACGTTCGGCACCACGCCCGGGCGGTACTTCGCCGTCCACCTGCCGTTGAAGGAGGGCTGA
- a CDS encoding chemotaxis protein CheC, with translation MNNALTLNEDRRDALQEIANIGMGQAGARLATLLGRFIHLSVPRIRMVDTESLPSAVRDMLDFTEPVTALRQSFRCDVAGEAISLFDSRSAAHMKFVFRAGECEAPSAQEDDADDVEALSDVSNLIAGACLTGLFEQIGQVPTFTPPRVMGLHLDLGDILHPSKLPWDRALLLEVTLQTEDGVFGSHLLTLMTAKAVEALVSALDGFLANL, from the coding sequence ATGAATAACGCGCTGACGCTAAACGAAGACCGGCGCGACGCGCTACAGGAAATCGCCAATATCGGCATGGGCCAGGCCGGTGCGAGGCTCGCCACGCTGCTCGGCCGGTTCATCCATCTTTCCGTGCCGCGCATCCGCATGGTGGACACCGAGTCGCTGCCTTCGGCCGTGCGCGACATGCTCGACTTTACCGAGCCCGTGACGGCACTGCGCCAAAGCTTTCGCTGCGACGTTGCGGGAGAGGCCATCTCGCTCTTCGACAGCCGCAGCGCGGCGCATATGAAGTTCGTTTTTCGTGCCGGCGAGTGTGAGGCGCCGAGCGCGCAAGAAGACGACGCCGATGACGTCGAGGCGCTGTCCGACGTCTCGAACCTGATTGCCGGAGCGTGCCTGACCGGGCTCTTCGAGCAGATCGGGCAGGTACCCACGTTCACGCCGCCGCGCGTGATGGGCTTGCATCTCGATCTCGGGGACATCCTTCATCCGTCGAAGCTGCCGTGGGACCGTGCGCTGCTGCTCGAGGTCACGCTGCAGACCGAGGACGGCGTATTCGGCTCGCATCTGTTGACGTTGATGACGGCGAAGGCGGTGGAGGCGCTCGTGAGCGCGCTCGACGGGTTTCTCGCCAACCTTTGA
- a CDS encoding carboxymuconolactone decarboxylase family protein: protein MGGIPDFKALTKDVAAKMGELRKTQPDMMSAFGQTAVAGTRDSVLPKKTRELVALGIAIAGRCDDCIGFHVQTLVRLGMTRAELEDVLATAVYMGGGPSMMYATHALAAFETFSA from the coding sequence ATGGGCGGAATTCCGGATTTCAAAGCGTTGACGAAGGACGTCGCGGCCAAAATGGGCGAGCTGCGCAAGACGCAGCCCGACATGATGAGCGCGTTCGGGCAGACGGCAGTGGCCGGTACGCGCGACAGCGTGCTGCCGAAGAAGACCCGCGAGCTCGTTGCGCTCGGTATCGCCATCGCCGGCCGCTGCGACGATTGCATCGGCTTTCACGTGCAGACGCTCGTTCGCCTTGGCATGACGCGCGCCGAACTCGAGGATGTGCTCGCGACGGCGGTGTACATGGGCGGCGGCCCGTCGATGATGTACGCGACGCACGCGCTCGCGGCGTTCGAGACGTTCAGCGCCTGA
- a CDS encoding response regulator transcription factor, with protein sequence MRILIAEDDSILADGLVRSLRQSGYAVDHVKGGTEADAALSMQTFDLLILDLGLPRMSGLEVLRRLRARNSSLPVLILTAADSVDERVKGLDLGADDYMAKPFHLNELEARVRALTRRGSGGGPTVVRHGSLTFDQVGRVAYVNDQVLDLSARELGVLEVLLQRIGRLVSKEQLVDHLCEWGEEVSNNAIEVYVHRLRKKIEPGGVRIMTVRGLGYCLEKPAAGAAPEQTASAVPLPHAASATSPGATGSTTGSATGSAAKSAPK encoded by the coding sequence ATGCGAATACTCATTGCCGAAGACGACAGCATACTCGCGGACGGGCTCGTCCGATCACTCCGCCAATCGGGCTATGCCGTCGATCACGTGAAAGGCGGCACCGAAGCCGATGCGGCGCTCTCGATGCAGACGTTCGACCTGCTGATTCTCGATCTGGGCCTGCCGCGCATGTCGGGGCTCGAGGTTTTGCGCCGCCTGCGCGCGCGCAATTCGAGCCTGCCCGTGCTGATCCTGACGGCCGCCGACAGCGTCGACGAGCGAGTCAAGGGGCTCGATCTCGGTGCCGACGACTACATGGCCAAGCCGTTTCATCTGAACGAGCTCGAGGCGCGCGTGCGCGCGCTTACGCGGCGCGGCTCGGGCGGCGGCCCGACGGTCGTGCGCCACGGCTCGCTCACCTTCGACCAGGTGGGGCGCGTGGCATACGTGAACGACCAGGTGCTCGACCTGTCCGCACGCGAGCTCGGCGTGCTCGAAGTGCTGCTGCAGCGGATCGGGCGGCTCGTCTCGAAGGAGCAGCTCGTCGATCATCTTTGCGAGTGGGGCGAGGAAGTCAGCAACAACGCCATCGAAGTTTACGTGCACCGGCTACGCAAGAAGATCGAGCCGGGCGGCGTGCGCATCATGACGGTGCGCGGACTCGGCTATTGCCTCGAGAAGCCCGCCGCCGGCGCGGCGCCGGAGCAAACTGCGAGCGCTGTGCCGCTCCCCCACGCCGCGTCCGCGACGTCGCCGGGCGCAACCGGGAGCACAACCGGGAGCGCAACCGGAAGCGCCGCCAAGAGCGCGCCGAAATAA
- a CDS encoding MFS transporter → MATVGGQISHAPMTSDEKRVIFASSLGTVFEWYDFYLAGSLAAFISKSFFSGVNPTAGFIFTLLGFAAGFAVRPFGALVFGRLGDMVGRKYTFLITIVIMGISTFVVGLLPGYASIGFASPVIFIAMRLLQGLALGGEYGGAATYVAEHAPANRRGFYTSWIQTTATLGLFLSLLVILGVRTSIGEDAFAAWGWRIPFIASLILLGVSVWIRMQLSESPAFERIKAEGKTSKAPLTEAFGQWKNLKVVILALLGLTAGQAVVWYTGQFYALFFLTQTLKVDGASANILIALALLIGTPFFVFFGSLSDRIGRKPIILAGCLIAALTYFPLFKALTHYANPALEAATQKSPIVVVANPKECSFQFNPVGTASFTSSCDIAKSALAKAGLNYDNVAAPAGTIAQIKVGDTTIDAYDGKAEGAKEKGAAFAKTLGATLKGAGYPAKADPSQLNWPMTVAVLALLVIYVTMVYGPIAAMLVEMFPTRIRYTSMSLPYHIGNGWFGGFLPATAFAIVAAQGNIYSGLWYPVAVAVLTFVIGLLFVRETKDSNIYSQD, encoded by the coding sequence ATGGCTACGGTAGGCGGGCAAATTTCGCACGCGCCGATGACAAGCGACGAAAAGAGGGTGATATTCGCGTCGTCGCTCGGCACAGTATTCGAGTGGTACGACTTTTATCTGGCTGGCTCGCTCGCGGCGTTTATCAGCAAGAGCTTTTTCTCGGGCGTCAATCCGACGGCTGGCTTCATCTTCACGCTGCTCGGCTTCGCCGCCGGCTTCGCGGTGCGGCCGTTCGGCGCGCTCGTGTTCGGCCGGCTCGGGGACATGGTGGGCCGCAAGTACACGTTCCTGATCACGATCGTGATCATGGGCATCTCGACGTTCGTGGTTGGTCTTTTGCCTGGATACGCCTCGATCGGCTTCGCCTCGCCTGTCATCTTCATTGCGATGCGGTTGCTGCAGGGCCTCGCGCTCGGCGGCGAATACGGTGGCGCGGCGACCTATGTGGCCGAACACGCACCGGCCAACCGCCGCGGGTTTTACACCTCGTGGATCCAGACGACGGCCACGCTGGGCCTCTTTCTCTCGCTGCTCGTGATTCTCGGCGTGCGTACGTCGATCGGCGAAGACGCGTTTGCGGCCTGGGGCTGGCGCATTCCGTTCATCGCCTCGCTGATCCTGCTGGGCGTTTCGGTGTGGATCCGGATGCAGTTGAGCGAATCGCCGGCATTCGAGCGGATCAAGGCGGAAGGCAAGACGTCGAAGGCACCGCTTACCGAAGCCTTCGGCCAGTGGAAGAACCTGAAGGTCGTGATTCTGGCGCTGCTCGGCCTCACGGCGGGCCAGGCCGTGGTCTGGTACACGGGTCAGTTCTACGCGCTCTTCTTCCTCACGCAGACGCTGAAGGTGGACGGGGCCAGCGCGAACATTCTGATTGCGCTCGCGCTGCTGATCGGCACGCCGTTCTTCGTGTTCTTCGGCTCGCTCTCGGACCGTATCGGCCGCAAGCCGATCATCCTGGCCGGCTGCCTGATCGCGGCGCTGACGTACTTCCCGCTCTTCAAGGCGCTTACGCACTACGCGAACCCGGCGCTCGAAGCCGCGACGCAGAAGTCGCCGATCGTGGTGGTGGCGAACCCGAAGGAGTGCTCGTTCCAGTTCAACCCGGTGGGCACGGCGAGCTTCACGAGTTCCTGCGACATCGCGAAGAGCGCGCTGGCCAAGGCTGGCTTGAACTACGACAACGTGGCGGCCCCGGCAGGCACGATTGCGCAGATCAAGGTGGGCGATACGACGATCGACGCGTATGACGGCAAGGCGGAAGGCGCGAAGGAGAAAGGCGCGGCATTCGCCAAGACGCTCGGCGCGACGCTCAAGGGCGCGGGCTACCCGGCGAAGGCCGATCCGTCGCAGTTGAACTGGCCGATGACGGTGGCCGTGCTTGCCCTGCTCGTGATCTACGTGACGATGGTGTACGGGCCGATCGCGGCGATGCTGGTGGAGATGTTCCCAACGCGCATCCGCTACACATCGATGTCGCTGCCCTACCACATCGGCAACGGCTGGTTCGGCGGCTTCCTGCCGGCCACCGCGTTCGCTATCGTGGCGGCGCAGGGCAACATCTACTCGGGCCTCTGGTACCCGGTGGCCGTGGCGGTGCTGACATTCGTCATCGGCTTGCTGTTCGTGCGGGAAACCAAGGACTCGAACATCTACTCGCAGGATTGA
- a CDS encoding flavin reductase family protein: MSPFAAVALEHASRLINHGPTVLVTTAHEGRRNIMAAAWSMPVEFVPPRIAIVIDKRTFTRELMAASGTFAIGIPCVASIDLTYAVGNCSGKDVDKFARFEIETSTSPVLGLPLPEADCVAWMECRLIREPHTEDAYDTCFGEVVGAAADTRVFNHGRWKFDDANAPLHTIHHLGGGNFAAASATISAQPR; encoded by the coding sequence ATGTCACCATTCGCCGCCGTCGCGCTCGAACACGCCAGCCGTCTCATCAACCACGGGCCGACCGTGCTCGTCACCACGGCCCATGAAGGCCGCCGCAACATCATGGCGGCCGCATGGTCGATGCCGGTGGAATTCGTCCCCCCGCGTATCGCCATCGTCATCGACAAACGCACGTTCACTCGCGAGCTCATGGCCGCAAGCGGTACGTTCGCCATCGGCATTCCCTGCGTGGCGTCAATCGATCTCACCTATGCAGTGGGCAACTGCAGCGGCAAGGACGTCGACAAGTTCGCCCGCTTCGAGATCGAAACCAGCACCAGTCCCGTGCTGGGTCTGCCGCTGCCCGAGGCCGATTGTGTCGCATGGATGGAGTGCCGCTTGATTCGCGAGCCGCATACGGAAGACGCTTACGACACCTGTTTCGGCGAAGTCGTCGGCGCCGCCGCCGATACGCGCGTGTTCAATCACGGGCGATGGAAGTTCGACGATGCAAACGCCCCGCTTCACACGATCCATCACCTCGGCGGCGGCAATTTCGCTGCCGCCTCCGCGACGATTTCAGCGCAGCCGCGCTGA
- a CDS encoding MSMEG_1061 family FMN-dependent PPOX-type flavoprotein, whose product MIYTTGSADAAVDLDRLYAPPAETIVKGVMDRLLPFHIAYLNAAPFFCLATGAAEGLDASPRGGEPGFVQALDDKTVVFADWPGNNRIASLRNLTEDDRVGMLFLFPGLEVFMRINGHATISVAPELLERLAEGGRIPKTAIVVRIDEVLFHCGKAINRARLWSAESHIDRSCLPSPGQMKTAMLGGDPQAAKAMDEGYYRAVRNDLY is encoded by the coding sequence ATGATTTACACGACTGGAAGCGCGGATGCCGCCGTGGATCTGGATCGTCTTTACGCGCCGCCTGCGGAAACGATCGTCAAGGGCGTGATGGATCGGCTGCTGCCGTTTCATATCGCCTATCTGAACGCGGCGCCGTTTTTCTGCCTGGCGACCGGCGCTGCCGAGGGGTTGGACGCCTCGCCCCGAGGCGGCGAACCCGGCTTCGTGCAGGCGCTCGACGATAAGACGGTCGTCTTTGCGGATTGGCCCGGCAACAACCGGATTGCGTCGCTGCGCAATTTGACCGAAGACGATCGGGTCGGGATGCTGTTTCTCTTTCCCGGTCTGGAAGTGTTCATGCGTATCAATGGCCATGCAACGATTTCGGTCGCCCCCGAATTGCTGGAGCGCTTGGCCGAGGGCGGACGAATTCCTAAAACGGCCATCGTCGTGCGAATCGACGAAGTGCTGTTTCACTGCGGCAAGGCCATCAATCGTGCCCGGCTCTGGAGCGCGGAGTCGCACATCGATCGCAGCTGCCTGCCGTCGCCGGGGCAGATGAAGACGGCGATGCTCGGGGGGGATCCGCAGGCCGCCAAAGCGATGGATGAGGGGTACTACCGGGCGGTTCGCAACGACTTGTATTGA
- a CDS encoding sensor histidine kinase yields MANAPGRPGTEPPAVNPFAPPDEAEAIAPGRPRSLFGEILDWMLAPLLLLWPMSIAVTYLVAKTIANGPFDRALETDVYVLARQIHPVNGVAELSLPDAARDFLSGDNTDKVFYQVLGTHGELVAGISGMPLPADDDRPQPGIVEFRDANLHGNDIRIAYTTVEFPAKAGEQSVLVQVAETLDKRSVLANDIIKGVILPQFVILPLAIVLVWFGLSRGLAPLTALQANLRARRPDDLSPLEAQRAPPEIEPLVTSFNDLLTRLAQNIDLQKRFIGDAAHQMKTPLAGLHTQAELALRQQVSPEVRRSLEQIAASADQAARLVTQLLALARAENRMSGQIFAPVEITQLSRLAVRDWVQAALAKQMDLGYEAPDEPVVVAGNAIMLREMLSNVIDNAIRYTPAGGRITVRVVADPGERLVHLEVEDTGPGIAPAERPKVVERFYRILGREGDGSGLGLAIVREIATMHGGTLTIDDNVYQESPRLAGTLVRISLPMLGNAPDLP; encoded by the coding sequence ATGGCGAACGCGCCGGGCCGCCCGGGCACCGAGCCACCCGCGGTCAATCCCTTCGCACCGCCCGACGAAGCCGAAGCCATCGCGCCGGGCCGCCCACGCTCGCTCTTCGGCGAAATTCTCGACTGGATGCTCGCGCCGCTCCTGCTGCTATGGCCGATGAGCATCGCCGTGACCTATCTCGTCGCAAAGACCATTGCGAACGGCCCGTTCGACCGGGCGCTCGAAACCGACGTCTACGTGCTCGCGCGGCAGATCCATCCCGTGAATGGCGTGGCCGAGCTGTCGCTGCCCGATGCGGCGCGCGACTTTCTGAGCGGCGACAACACCGACAAGGTGTTCTACCAGGTGCTCGGCACGCATGGCGAGCTCGTGGCCGGCATATCGGGGATGCCGCTGCCCGCCGACGACGATCGCCCGCAGCCCGGCATCGTCGAGTTCCGCGACGCGAACCTGCACGGCAACGACATCCGCATCGCGTATACGACGGTCGAATTTCCGGCGAAGGCCGGCGAGCAAAGCGTGCTCGTGCAGGTGGCCGAAACGCTCGACAAACGCAGCGTGCTTGCCAACGACATCATCAAGGGCGTGATCCTTCCGCAGTTCGTGATTCTGCCGCTCGCGATCGTGCTCGTCTGGTTCGGACTCTCGCGCGGGCTCGCCCCGCTCACGGCCTTGCAGGCCAACCTGCGCGCGCGCAGGCCCGACGATCTATCGCCGCTCGAGGCGCAGCGCGCGCCGCCCGAGATCGAGCCGCTCGTCACCTCGTTCAACGATCTGCTCACACGGCTTGCGCAGAACATCGATCTGCAAAAGCGGTTCATCGGCGACGCGGCGCATCAGATGAAAACGCCGCTTGCGGGCCTTCATACGCAGGCCGAGCTGGCACTCCGGCAGCAGGTTTCGCCCGAGGTGCGCCGCTCGCTCGAGCAGATTGCGGCGAGCGCCGATCAGGCCGCGCGGCTCGTCACGCAGTTGCTCGCGCTCGCGCGTGCCGAAAACCGCATGTCGGGGCAGATATTCGCCCCGGTGGAGATCACCCAACTCTCGCGGCTGGCCGTGCGCGACTGGGTGCAGGCCGCGCTCGCCAAGCAGATGGACCTCGGCTATGAAGCGCCCGACGAGCCCGTCGTCGTGGCCGGCAACGCGATCATGCTGCGCGAGATGCTCTCCAACGTGATCGACAACGCCATCCGGTATACGCCGGCGGGCGGACGCATCACGGTGCGCGTGGTGGCCGATCCTGGCGAGCGACTCGTGCACCTCGAAGTCGAGGACACGGGCCCGGGCATCGCGCCGGCGGAACGGCCGAAAGTGGTCGAGCGCTTCTACCGCATCCTCGGGCGCGAGGGCGACGGCAGCGGCCTGGGACTTGCGATCGTTCGCGAGATCGCGACGATGCATGGCGGCACGCTCACGATCGACGACAACGTCTACCAGGAGTCGCCGCGGCTTGCGGGCACCCTCGTGCGCATCAGCTTACCGATGCTCGGGAACGCCCCGGATTTACCCTGA